A single window of Syntrophotalea acetylenica DNA harbors:
- the ccsA gene encoding cytochrome c biogenesis protein CcsA, with protein MTIATTSIMSFNAAAGVYAGSLLFYLLKRYRCSCWLLGVAFALHTASLVASSWRWGIFSLDGVFNGAYFLPWCLAALGLLLWWRGRAEDAASMSWLATLAMLVTLALPVDLPPPGPFTATWSSPMFFFFEVLAIGCFLAAGWFAWRQLRIRGGDQLFNLLAIWGFILYSLAQVIGAVWSYLGWGGPFHWGERHLQSAAIWCLYCGYLHTHFDRSFHLRNKARWAVTGALVVLVVAYALQIAAHLTILNPGAGSGKGAARATAQQQVHGAEPNACRNPELMEAGHD; from the coding sequence ATGACCATTGCTACGACCTCCATCATGTCATTCAATGCGGCTGCCGGCGTTTACGCCGGCAGCCTTCTCTTTTACCTTTTAAAGCGTTACAGGTGCAGCTGCTGGCTGCTTGGCGTCGCCTTCGCCTTGCACACCGCCAGCCTGGTCGCCAGTAGCTGGCGCTGGGGGATATTTTCCCTCGACGGGGTTTTCAACGGAGCGTATTTCCTGCCCTGGTGTCTGGCTGCGCTGGGCTTGCTCCTGTGGTGGCGGGGTCGTGCGGAGGACGCGGCTTCCATGAGCTGGCTGGCGACCCTGGCGATGCTGGTCACCCTGGCGCTGCCGGTCGATCTCCCGCCGCCGGGCCCTTTTACGGCCACCTGGTCCTCCCCCATGTTTTTCTTCTTCGAGGTGCTGGCCATCGGTTGTTTTCTGGCGGCGGGCTGGTTTGCCTGGCGGCAGCTGCGCATTCGTGGCGGCGACCAGCTGTTCAACCTTCTGGCCATCTGGGGATTCATCCTTTACAGCCTGGCTCAGGTGATCGGCGCGGTCTGGAGTTATCTGGGGTGGGGCGGTCCCTTCCACTGGGGGGAACGGCATCTGCAGTCCGCCGCTATCTGGTGTCTGTACTGCGGCTATCTGCATACGCACTTCGACCGCTCTTTCCACCTGCGCAACAAGGCCCGCTGGGCCGTGACCGGCGCGCTGGTGGTGCTGGTGGTCGCCTATGCCCTGCAGATCGCGGCGCACCTGACCATACTCAATCCGGGAGCCGGCTCCGGCAAAGGCGCGGCCCGCGCTACGGCCCAGCAGCAGGTGCACGGTGCGGAGCCGAACGCCTGCCGCAATCCCGAACTGATGGAGGCTGGTCATGATTGA
- a CDS encoding autotransporter assembly complex protein TamA, which produces MKFAAAAGGLLLLFFVVAGWAHAAEPLRLQLAGLEGAVRANVEAALALPPGLVRDGQIDRRWMERYMAQIPQQVALAMQPFGYFTPQVESHLEEAADGQLIKVNISPGEPVRVTKRRVAVVGPGSARGALTRLADSFPLKVGDPLDQAVYEEFKKELLDKALELGYLDAAFSVHEIRVDVAALATEIALEMDTGPRYYFGEGRFVGAQDYPEAFLRRFLTFEPGDIFSHASLGETQLQLLDSDRFSDIRLVADRENAKDRRIPVNVLLEPSPSRRLRPGIGYGTDTGARMSLLYRDLNIFNRGHELNLKANLAQKAQTVGASYVWPDAESLNSFTALRLTYEREDADTFLSSKLGVEAERMWDLKNGRKFSTYLQIFHEDYTVGEASDGMRMVLPGARFSHRHYRSLIRPKNGYHYSIEVRGGHPYLGSDIGLLQFMASGNILLGLPGQLSLLSRINAGWSLQNEPLEKIPASLRFFAGGDQSVRGYAYQSLGPRDDNGDVVGGEYLLVGSLELERALGEKWGLAVFYDVGNAFDDPGHIRLAQGAGLGVRYYTPVGPVRLDIARQVGEDDPSCRIHLSIGYGW; this is translated from the coding sequence GTGAAATTTGCGGCGGCCGCGGGCGGGCTGCTGTTGCTGTTTTTCGTTGTTGCGGGATGGGCCCATGCTGCCGAACCGTTGCGTTTGCAGCTAGCGGGACTTGAAGGTGCGGTGCGTGCCAATGTGGAAGCGGCGCTGGCTCTGCCGCCGGGACTGGTCCGCGATGGCCAGATCGATCGGCGCTGGATGGAACGGTATATGGCGCAAATTCCGCAGCAGGTCGCGCTGGCCATGCAGCCTTTCGGATATTTCACCCCACAGGTCGAAAGCCATCTGGAAGAAGCCGCCGACGGCCAGTTGATCAAGGTGAACATTTCTCCCGGTGAGCCGGTGCGGGTGACGAAACGGCGGGTGGCTGTTGTCGGCCCGGGTAGCGCACGGGGCGCCTTGACCAGGCTGGCGGATTCTTTTCCGCTGAAGGTTGGTGATCCTCTGGATCAGGCCGTTTATGAAGAATTCAAGAAGGAATTACTCGATAAGGCGCTGGAACTCGGCTATTTGGACGCGGCTTTTTCGGTACATGAAATTCGTGTCGATGTCGCTGCCCTTGCGACGGAAATCGCCCTGGAGATGGATACCGGGCCTCGATACTATTTCGGTGAGGGGCGTTTTGTCGGCGCGCAGGATTACCCCGAGGCTTTCTTGCGGCGGTTTCTGACATTCGAGCCCGGCGATATCTTCTCCCATGCCAGTCTTGGCGAAACGCAGCTGCAACTGCTCGATTCCGACCGTTTCAGCGACATCCGGCTGGTTGCCGATCGCGAGAATGCCAAGGATCGGCGCATCCCCGTGAATGTACTGCTTGAACCGTCGCCGTCGCGGCGGCTGCGTCCCGGTATCGGGTACGGCACCGATACCGGCGCACGCATGTCGCTGCTATATCGGGACCTGAACATTTTCAATCGCGGCCACGAACTGAATCTCAAGGCCAATCTGGCCCAAAAGGCGCAGACGGTCGGCGCTTCCTATGTCTGGCCCGATGCGGAGAGTCTCAACAGTTTTACCGCCCTGCGGCTCACCTATGAGCGGGAGGATGCCGACACCTTTCTGTCCAGCAAGCTCGGCGTTGAGGCGGAACGAATGTGGGATCTTAAAAACGGCCGAAAATTCTCCACCTATCTGCAGATTTTCCACGAAGATTACACCGTGGGTGAGGCCTCCGATGGCATGCGCATGGTGCTGCCGGGGGCGCGCTTTTCCCACCGTCACTATCGCAGCCTGATCCGGCCAAAAAACGGTTACCATTACAGCATCGAGGTGCGTGGCGGGCATCCTTATCTCGGTTCCGATATCGGGCTGCTGCAGTTTATGGCTTCCGGCAACATTCTGCTGGGACTGCCGGGGCAGTTGTCGCTGCTGTCCCGTATCAATGCCGGATGGTCCCTGCAGAACGAGCCGCTGGAAAAGATACCGGCATCGCTGCGCTTTTTCGCCGGCGGTGACCAGAGCGTGCGCGGTTATGCCTACCAGTCCCTCGGTCCCAGGGACGACAACGGCGACGTTGTCGGCGGCGAATATCTGTTGGTTGGCAGTCTTGAGCTGGAACGGGCTCTTGGTGAAAAATGGGGATTGGCGGTATTTTACGATGTCGGCAACGCTTTTGACGATCCCGGCCACATCCGGCTGGCCCAGGGTGCGGGGCTGGGGGTGCGTTATTATACGCCGGTTGGCCCGGTGCGACTGGACATCGCCCGGCAGGTCGGGGAAGACGACCCGTCCTGCCGCATTCATCTGAGTATCGGTTATGGCTGGTAA
- a CDS encoding SAM-dependent methyltransferase, producing MKYILSTVFMLMALCFGNNPALADSMAAPAKPAMTISGEVKRPLKLTVDDLARFQSVEIQLNEVSRDGSFHGVYLHKAVPLRVLLDMAEIIKQDQAFTKQTDLAIRVTDAAGKQVVLSWAEVYYSNAAEVAIAYAAQSVKPMMSEERCLKCHGPEIYRQSLEQYERPATMPKLVIRSDFYTDRYLENVTRIEVIDLYPDIKVDRNVKLESRQILVTGAVARELKLSDLRDYPRMEMSKKVVGVHMGYHGLHRYKGVSLVRILEKAGVDDSLTKAVMISAPDGYRALFSFGELFLSHAGRRIMLAESDNGKPLLGQRGGRYRLIVPEELVDDRDVLAVQRIEVVDLKAIPKISIIGVGPGDTDLVTLEAVSALARADVVVAPEDIVKRFATYLQGKPVLFDPLKLIKHMFRKEHPDLAPAEAERLCNQQREAGVAKIRQALERGQTVAFLDWGDPMVYGSTRWIRAFFSDDQLETIPALSAFNAANAMIQRDVGAGGSIVITVPSGLKEHPQLLASVAKSGDTLAIFMGLKEFSEMRPLFDRYYPGETPVNLVYSAGIAGSERLVRSTLKDAVTRLNADPEKFLGLIYMGPRLDVRFGECP from the coding sequence ATGAAATACATCCTGTCGACGGTTTTCATGCTGATGGCATTGTGCTTCGGCAACAACCCGGCTCTGGCCGACAGTATGGCCGCGCCTGCCAAGCCGGCCATGACCATTTCCGGCGAGGTGAAGCGTCCCCTCAAGTTGACCGTGGATGATCTGGCCCGTTTCCAGTCGGTGGAAATCCAGCTTAACGAGGTCAGCCGCGACGGCAGTTTTCACGGTGTTTATCTGCACAAGGCCGTGCCGTTGCGCGTCCTTCTGGACATGGCGGAAATCATCAAGCAGGATCAGGCCTTTACCAAGCAAACCGACCTGGCTATCCGGGTAACCGATGCCGCCGGCAAGCAGGTAGTCCTGTCGTGGGCGGAAGTTTACTACAGCAACGCCGCCGAAGTGGCCATCGCCTATGCCGCGCAGTCCGTAAAACCCATGATGAGCGAGGAGCGGTGCCTGAAATGCCACGGCCCGGAAATCTACCGCCAGTCCCTGGAGCAGTACGAACGGCCAGCGACGATGCCGAAACTGGTGATTCGCAGCGATTTTTATACCGACCGCTATCTGGAAAATGTGACCCGCATCGAAGTCATCGATCTTTATCCGGACATCAAGGTTGATCGCAACGTCAAACTCGAGTCCAGGCAGATTCTGGTGACCGGCGCGGTGGCCCGGGAGTTGAAGCTGTCCGACCTGAGGGACTATCCGCGCATGGAGATGTCCAAGAAAGTGGTCGGGGTGCATATGGGTTACCACGGCCTGCACCGCTATAAAGGGGTGTCCCTGGTCAGGATCCTGGAAAAAGCCGGTGTCGATGACTCCTTGACCAAGGCCGTGATGATTTCCGCGCCGGACGGGTACCGGGCACTGTTTTCCTTTGGCGAACTGTTTTTGTCCCACGCCGGCAGGCGCATCATGCTTGCCGAAAGCGACAACGGCAAACCGTTGCTGGGACAGCGCGGCGGCAGATACCGGCTGATCGTCCCCGAGGAACTGGTGGATGACCGGGACGTGCTGGCGGTGCAGCGCATCGAGGTGGTGGATCTTAAAGCAATCCCCAAAATATCCATCATCGGCGTCGGCCCCGGCGATACCGATCTTGTCACCCTCGAGGCGGTAAGCGCTTTGGCCCGAGCCGACGTGGTGGTGGCCCCGGAGGATATCGTCAAGCGCTTCGCCACCTACCTGCAGGGCAAGCCGGTCTTGTTCGATCCCCTCAAGCTCATCAAGCACATGTTCCGCAAGGAACACCCCGACCTGGCGCCGGCCGAGGCGGAGCGGCTCTGCAACCAGCAGCGCGAGGCCGGTGTGGCCAAAATCCGACAGGCTCTGGAGCGGGGCCAGACTGTGGCATTTCTCGACTGGGGCGATCCGATGGTCTACGGCAGCACCCGCTGGATCCGGGCCTTTTTCAGTGACGACCAGCTGGAAACCATTCCCGCCCTGAGCGCCTTCAATGCAGCCAACGCCATGATCCAGCGCGATGTCGGCGCCGGTGGTTCGATCGTCATCACGGTGCCGAGCGGCCTCAAGGAACATCCGCAACTGCTGGCTTCCGTGGCTAAAAGCGGCGACACCCTGGCCATTTTCATGGGATTGAAGGAATTCAGCGAAATGCGGCCCCTGTTCGATCGCTATTATCCCGGTGAGACGCCGGTCAATCTGGTCTACAGTGCCGGCATTGCCGGCAGCGAACGCCTGGTGCGCAGCACGCTCAAGGACGCGGTCACCCGGCTGAATGCCGATCCGGAAAAATTTCTCGGCCTCATCTACATGGGTCCGCGTCTGGATGTGCGCTTCGGCGAGTGTCCCTGA
- a CDS encoding APC family permease → MQLNRQLSLTDAVLLIIGNVIGAGIFTTSGFLAEQLSHPWLFLGIWGLGGLLTLCGALTYAELAGMFPLAGGDYQFLKAAYGPWAGFLLGWLAVWVINPGSIAAMSIALASYLQGFLPILGAISGKLLAAAFILVFSWINYRGIRPGGTTQNLFTFGTIVLLVVVILAGLLSANGDWNRLSAPGPMPKIAWSHLFGGPMIAVIFTFSGWFASAYIGGEIRDARRNLPRSLILGTLCVTVLYLAINLVYLYARPLHELAGAENVGQLALEGLYGSGAARWISVPIMLAIAAGINATVMTGARVAWALGENGGVCRALRRVHAGYRTPAVAIACQALLAILLVTFGTFGQLLSCVVFVMVLTSIASGVALMLLRWRRPGLARSYRTPCYPLVPLLFVGSYLLVLVQIGRGQPWSSLWGF, encoded by the coding sequence GTGCAACTCAACCGACAACTCAGTCTGACGGATGCGGTGCTGCTGATCATCGGCAATGTTATCGGTGCCGGGATCTTTACCACCAGCGGCTTCCTGGCCGAACAGCTTTCGCACCCCTGGCTGTTTCTGGGCATCTGGGGGTTGGGCGGTCTGCTGACCCTGTGCGGAGCATTGACTTATGCCGAACTGGCGGGCATGTTTCCGCTGGCCGGCGGCGATTATCAGTTCCTCAAGGCCGCCTACGGGCCCTGGGCCGGTTTTCTTCTGGGGTGGCTGGCCGTCTGGGTGATCAATCCCGGCTCCATCGCCGCCATGTCCATCGCTCTGGCCAGCTACCTGCAGGGGTTTCTTCCCATTCTCGGCGCGATTTCCGGCAAGCTGCTGGCGGCAGCCTTCATTCTGGTGTTTTCCTGGATCAATTATCGAGGTATCCGCCCGGGGGGGACCACTCAGAATCTGTTTACCTTCGGCACCATTGTTTTGCTGGTGGTCGTGATCCTTGCCGGTCTGCTGTCCGCCAACGGCGACTGGAACCGGCTGAGCGCTCCGGGACCGATGCCGAAGATAGCCTGGAGCCATCTGTTCGGCGGTCCCATGATCGCGGTGATTTTCACCTTCAGCGGCTGGTTTGCGTCGGCCTATATCGGTGGTGAAATCCGTGATGCGCGACGCAATCTGCCCCGTTCCCTGATTCTTGGCACCTTGTGTGTGACGGTTCTTTATCTGGCTATCAATCTTGTCTATCTCTACGCCCGGCCGCTGCACGAACTGGCCGGGGCGGAGAATGTCGGGCAGCTCGCTCTTGAAGGACTGTATGGTTCAGGCGCCGCCCGCTGGATCTCCGTGCCCATCATGCTGGCGATCGCCGCCGGGATCAACGCCACCGTCATGACCGGCGCGCGCGTCGCCTGGGCGCTGGGCGAGAACGGCGGCGTCTGCCGCGCCCTGCGGCGTGTCCACGCCGGTTATCGTACCCCCGCGGTGGCTATTGCCTGCCAGGCGCTGCTGGCCATTCTGCTGGTGACGTTCGGTACCTTTGGTCAGCTGCTGAGCTGCGTGGTGTTCGTCATGGTGCTGACATCCATCGCCAGTGGCGTGGCCCTGATGTTGCTGCGCTGGCGCCGGCCGGGTCTGGCACGCTCCTACCGCACGCCGTGCTACCCCCTGGTACCACTGCTGTTCGTGGGCAGTTATCTGCTGGTACTGGTGCAGATCGGCCGCGGCCAGCCATGGTCTTCGCTATGGGGGTTCTGA
- a CDS encoding 2-hydroxyacyl-CoA dehydratase family protein has product MSKRKQRFLRALGRSSEAVLRGMEAAAERPARLGYFIDLMRSVYVEDCLPQLPEEPAGRPGVVGLYCVMAPEELVYAAGALPLRLCGGSYEASCAGDELAPRDACPVVKASLGSTVLGAPSLYALCDMVVVPTTCDAKRKMAEELSRHQNVRVLEVPHVKESEGARRQWLEQLYGFKSDLERLTGNRIGRRGLAQAIALLGRARHQARRLYELRQGDLPAVRGSEAALALHAFAYDRAESWCEAMTLLNDEIAQRQADGRSAFDRRAPRIMLAGAPPVFPNWKLPLLIEEMGGMLVTDESCIGDRYLYDPVGAVENTMEDMMVALASRYLMPCTCPSFAPNEDRLFRLRQAVADFRIEGVLYHVLKGCVIYDFELLRVEALMAELGVPVLRIETDYNPEDIEQLRTRVEAFVEMIREKKRKGVGR; this is encoded by the coding sequence ATGAGTAAACGCAAGCAACGATTTCTGCGCGCCCTGGGGCGCTCCTCCGAGGCGGTGCTGCGCGGTATGGAAGCCGCTGCCGAACGTCCGGCGCGGCTTGGTTATTTCATCGACCTGATGCGTTCCGTTTACGTGGAGGATTGTCTGCCACAGCTTCCGGAAGAACCTGCCGGGCGCCCCGGGGTGGTCGGTTTGTACTGTGTCATGGCGCCCGAGGAGCTCGTTTATGCGGCGGGCGCCTTGCCGCTGCGTTTGTGCGGTGGCAGCTACGAGGCTTCCTGCGCGGGTGACGAGCTGGCCCCGCGCGATGCCTGCCCGGTGGTCAAGGCGTCCCTGGGAAGCACCGTCCTTGGCGCGCCATCGCTCTATGCGCTGTGCGATATGGTGGTGGTGCCGACCACCTGCGACGCCAAGCGCAAGATGGCCGAGGAACTGTCCCGCCATCAGAATGTGCGGGTGCTGGAGGTGCCTCATGTCAAGGAAAGCGAGGGGGCGCGGCGCCAGTGGCTCGAGCAGCTGTATGGCTTCAAGAGTGATCTGGAACGCCTCACCGGAAACCGCATCGGCCGCCGCGGTCTGGCGCAGGCCATCGCTCTGCTCGGCCGTGCCCGGCACCAGGCCCGGCGTCTCTACGAACTGCGCCAGGGGGATTTGCCGGCGGTGCGGGGCAGCGAAGCCGCGTTGGCGCTGCATGCTTTTGCCTACGACCGGGCCGAAAGCTGGTGCGAGGCCATGACTTTGCTGAATGATGAAATTGCGCAGCGTCAGGCCGATGGCCGCTCGGCTTTCGACCGGCGCGCGCCGCGTATCATGCTGGCTGGTGCGCCGCCGGTATTTCCCAACTGGAAACTGCCGCTTCTGATCGAAGAGATGGGCGGCATGCTGGTGACCGATGAGTCCTGTATCGGTGACCGCTATCTGTACGATCCGGTGGGGGCGGTGGAAAACACCATGGAGGACATGATGGTGGCCCTGGCGTCGCGTTATCTGATGCCCTGCACCTGTCCCAGTTTCGCTCCCAACGAGGACCGGCTGTTTCGCTTGCGCCAGGCAGTTGCCGATTTCCGTATTGAAGGGGTGCTCTACCATGTCCTGAAGGGCTGTGTCATTTACGATTTTGAACTGCTGCGGGTGGAGGCGCTGATGGCGGAACTGGGGGTGCCGGTGCTGCGCATCGAAACCGATTATAACCCCGAGGATATCGAGCAGCTGCGTACCCGGGTCGAGGCCTTTGTCGAGATGATCCGGGAAAAAAAACGGAAGGGAGTCGGCCGATGA
- a CDS encoding thiamine pyrophosphate-binding protein → MTLSDLIVHYLEKLGVEYVFGIPGSPLGPLFDALRRSEQRGGPRMVLTRHEAGAAFIADGYARESGKLGVCCATTGPGVTNLITGVASACAEQVPMLVLTPQTRLRDLGSGCFQDSSRNGIDVVSMLEPCTVYNATVTHPDQLERKLAAALTAALGNPGGPAHLSIPIDIFAAEADWPPRFSLLPQLLARPHATLDIAGLENLCAEISATLGRGAGLCVLVGHGAADAGHDIERFAELTGATLITTPRGKSVINPYHGQARGVFGMSGHASSRAALTDPKVELILAAGSNLGEWSTGKWDAVLMNDRLVHLHSERRWFERSPMARLQVEGDLVTLFRELNNRIEQWQSEGRLPVPEKPAQSGTAAPAAYIPAGIEVADPACCATDRGDTPIKAPQVYAELLRRLPQATRYFIDNSNSVPWSIHYFFHPRPRHYHLSIEFATMAWAVGAAVGGAFGNPDAPSVCIAGDGCYLMSGQEITVAVERRLPVLFVILNDRAYGLIRHGHRIAGKEDADFSIPPVDFAMLGRAAGAEAFTIRSLQDFDRLDWQALAERQGPTVLEVMIDAEAEPPIAMA, encoded by the coding sequence ATGACTTTAAGCGATCTTATCGTCCATTATCTCGAAAAACTTGGCGTCGAATATGTCTTCGGCATCCCGGGCAGCCCCCTGGGCCCCTTGTTCGACGCCCTCAGGCGCAGCGAGCAACGCGGCGGGCCGCGCATGGTACTGACCCGCCATGAGGCCGGCGCCGCCTTCATTGCCGACGGCTATGCCCGAGAGAGCGGCAAACTCGGCGTCTGCTGTGCCACCACCGGTCCCGGCGTTACCAACCTGATTACCGGCGTGGCGTCGGCCTGTGCCGAACAGGTTCCCATGCTGGTCCTCACCCCCCAGACGCGCCTGCGTGATCTCGGGTCCGGATGTTTTCAGGACTCGTCGCGCAACGGCATCGACGTGGTGAGCATGCTCGAACCATGCACGGTCTACAATGCAACCGTAACCCATCCCGATCAGTTGGAAAGAAAGCTGGCGGCGGCCTTGACCGCGGCCCTCGGCAACCCCGGCGGCCCCGCACACCTGAGCATCCCCATCGATATATTCGCCGCCGAAGCCGATTGGCCGCCCCGGTTTTCCCTGCTGCCACAACTCCTGGCCAGGCCGCACGCGACACTGGATATCGCGGGGCTGGAAAACCTGTGCGCGGAGATCTCCGCAACGCTCGGTCGCGGAGCAGGACTCTGCGTACTGGTGGGACACGGCGCTGCCGATGCCGGGCACGATATCGAGCGCTTCGCCGAACTGACCGGCGCGACCCTGATCACCACGCCCCGTGGCAAGTCGGTCATCAATCCCTACCATGGCCAGGCACGGGGAGTGTTCGGCATGTCCGGACACGCTTCGTCCCGCGCCGCCCTGACCGACCCGAAAGTCGAGCTGATCCTGGCTGCCGGCAGCAATCTCGGAGAATGGTCAACCGGCAAATGGGATGCGGTGCTCATGAACGACAGGCTGGTGCACCTGCACAGCGAGCGCCGCTGGTTCGAGCGTTCGCCCATGGCCCGGCTGCAGGTGGAAGGCGATCTGGTCACCCTGTTCCGCGAGCTCAACAACCGCATTGAACAATGGCAGAGCGAAGGTCGCCTGCCGGTGCCGGAAAAACCCGCACAAAGCGGCACGGCCGCACCCGCCGCTTACATTCCTGCCGGCATCGAGGTCGCCGATCCGGCCTGTTGCGCTACGGACCGAGGCGACACCCCGATCAAGGCGCCACAGGTCTATGCCGAACTGCTCAGACGGTTGCCGCAGGCAACCCGCTATTTTATCGACAACAGCAACAGCGTGCCCTGGTCCATCCATTATTTCTTCCATCCCCGTCCGCGCCATTACCACCTGTCCATCGAGTTCGCCACCATGGCCTGGGCGGTGGGTGCCGCGGTCGGCGGCGCTTTCGGCAACCCGGACGCGCCCTCGGTCTGCATTGCCGGAGACGGCTGCTACCTTATGAGCGGCCAGGAAATCACCGTCGCGGTGGAACGGCGGCTGCCGGTGCTGTTCGTGATCCTCAACGACCGGGCCTATGGACTGATCCGGCATGGCCACCGCATCGCCGGCAAGGAAGACGCCGATTTCTCCATACCGCCGGTCGATTTCGCCATGCTGGGACGTGCCGCGGGCGCGGAGGCTTTCACCATCCGCTCCCTGCAGGATTTTGACCGGCTCGACTGGCAGGCCCTCGCCGAACGCCAAGGGCCGACAGTGCTTGAGGTCATGATCGATGCGGAGGCAGAGCCGCCTATCGCCATGGCCTGA
- a CDS encoding acyl-CoA dehydratase activase: MSLFAGIDAGSTYLKVALVDAGGNLCGTKTAPTGIDARETARQVLQESCREKDCAVEAVTGIFATGYSRRQIDIAHDHVTEIRAHAAGARWAAPAGVDIRTVIDVGGQDSKVIVLEEDGGIKNFVMNDKCAAGTGRFLEALARVLDLPVRDIGPMALRSRLPCQINSMCVVFAESEVISLLARRQDPVDIVAGIHVAMAKRIAVMARKAGLYGEVLLTGGGGLNPGLVAAFEDELQRDVHTAAHPQLNGAIGAALIAGDLA, translated from the coding sequence ATGAGCCTGTTCGCAGGGATTGATGCCGGATCCACCTATCTCAAGGTGGCGCTGGTGGACGCAGGGGGCAATCTGTGTGGCACGAAAACCGCACCGACCGGAATCGATGCGCGGGAAACCGCGCGCCAGGTTCTGCAGGAGTCGTGTCGGGAGAAAGATTGTGCCGTCGAAGCCGTGACCGGCATTTTCGCCACCGGCTACAGCCGCCGGCAGATCGATATCGCCCATGACCACGTGACGGAGATTCGCGCCCATGCCGCCGGTGCGCGGTGGGCGGCACCGGCCGGAGTCGATATCCGCACGGTGATCGACGTCGGCGGCCAGGACAGCAAGGTGATTGTGCTTGAAGAGGATGGCGGTATCAAAAATTTTGTCATGAATGACAAGTGCGCCGCCGGTACGGGGCGTTTTCTGGAGGCGCTGGCGCGGGTGCTCGATTTGCCGGTGCGGGATATCGGCCCCATGGCCCTGCGTTCCAGACTGCCGTGCCAGATCAACAGCATGTGCGTGGTATTTGCTGAATCGGAGGTGATATCGCTGCTGGCAAGGCGGCAGGACCCGGTTGACATCGTGGCGGGTATTCACGTGGCCATGGCCAAACGCATTGCGGTCATGGCCCGCAAGGCCGGTTTGTACGGCGAGGTGCTGCTGACCGGCGGCGGCGGTCTCAACCCAGGACTGGTAGCCGCTTTCGAAGATGAGCTGCAGCGCGACGTGCATACTGCCGCGCATCCCCAGCTCAACGGTGCCATCGGCGCCGCCCTCATCGCCGGCGACCTGGCCTGA
- a CDS encoding 4Fe-4S binding protein: MPVSRWRWLVLTLSFVLLTFGGLAGVHLGSYLPTFACYFVGSDTYGGACFVATLQMALAEGNLAGLFAALTILVVAVLLIIPLGGAWCGWICPFAFIQDVLDVLRRKLGIGYVRFPETLRRNLRPLRWIFLVILFVLPLWAAFPLLVPAVARHLGIPFCELCPVRYIMPLFTERAGYMGVSFGSITTFVLSALGVLFAGFTLVGAFFKRRFWCAYCPMVLLLSFFRRISLPKLKKDVTRCTRCEICYNVCPMDIEQVFLERQREDVTFPDCVLCMECVEHCPENDALRLTYGGITLLRSSRAAFSRRRGIDASQTGPREESHE, encoded by the coding sequence ATGCCCGTGAGTCGCTGGCGCTGGCTGGTATTGACCCTGTCTTTTGTGTTGCTGACTTTTGGTGGCCTTGCGGGGGTGCATCTTGGTTCCTATCTGCCGACTTTTGCCTGTTATTTCGTGGGCTCCGATACCTACGGGGGCGCCTGTTTTGTTGCAACCCTGCAGATGGCTCTGGCTGAAGGCAACCTGGCGGGGCTGTTCGCGGCCCTGACCATTCTGGTGGTGGCGGTGCTGCTGATCATCCCTTTGGGTGGCGCCTGGTGCGGCTGGATCTGTCCCTTTGCCTTTATTCAGGATGTCCTGGATGTGCTACGCCGCAAGCTGGGCATAGGCTATGTGCGTTTCCCTGAAACGCTGCGCAGAAATTTGCGGCCTTTGCGCTGGATCTTTCTTGTCATTTTGTTTGTGCTGCCTTTGTGGGCCGCTTTTCCGCTGCTGGTACCGGCGGTTGCCCGCCACCTCGGCATCCCTTTCTGCGAACTCTGCCCGGTACGGTACATAATGCCGCTGTTCACGGAAAGAGCCGGGTATATGGGGGTCTCTTTCGGCAGTATCACCACTTTTGTTCTGAGTGCTCTTGGGGTGCTGTTTGCCGGTTTCACATTGGTCGGGGCCTTTTTCAAGCGGCGCTTCTGGTGTGCCTATTGTCCGATGGTCTTGCTGCTGTCCTTTTTCAGGCGTATCAGCCTGCCGAAACTGAAGAAGGATGTGACCCGCTGTACCCGTTGCGAGATCTGCTATAACGTCTGTCCCATGGATATCGAACAGGTGTTTCTGGAGAGGCAGCGGGAGGACGTCACCTTTCCTGACTGCGTTTTGTGCATGGAGTGTGTCGAACACTGTCCGGAGAACGATGCCCTGCGCCTGACTTACGGCGGTATAACCCTGTTGCGTTCGAGTCGTGCCGCCTTTTCCCGCCGGCGCGGCATCGATGCTAGCCAAACCGGTCCCCGGGAGGAGAGCCATGAGTAA